A window from Chthoniobacterales bacterium encodes these proteins:
- the fumC gene encoding class II fumarate hydratase, giving the protein MNEPLPFDPATHRLESDSMGEIPVPRDRYYGAQTARSLIHFDIGNDVKPPELIRALGVLKKACALANRDLGKLPADKCDLIAQAADEVIAGKLDDHFPLRIWQTGSGTQSNMNANEVISNRAIEIAGGEMGSKKPVHPNDHVNMSQSSNDTFPTAMGIAAATEVVRTLLPAVRQLRDTLDAKAKEFADIVKIGRTHLQDATPLTLGQEFSGYVQLLNDDLLRIEQSLPGLYALAIGGTAVGTGLNSHPEFGDRAAAYMAEITGLPFVAAPNKFAALSAHNEFVFASGALKSLACTLMKMANDVRWLASGPRCGLGELIIPENEPGSSIMPGKVNPTQCEAITMIAVQVMGNDNTIGIAGSQGNFELNVFKPVIVFNFLNSVRLMADGCRSFDEHCARGIEPNREQIAHYLSDSLMLVTALNPHIGYDKAAQIAKKAHKERSSLKESAVALGYLTPEQFDAWVDPVAMTHP; this is encoded by the coding sequence ATGAACGAGCCGTTGCCTTTCGACCCCGCCACCCATCGCCTTGAATCCGACAGCATGGGCGAGATTCCCGTGCCGCGGGACCGCTATTACGGTGCCCAGACCGCTCGTTCGCTCATCCATTTCGACATTGGAAACGATGTGAAGCCGCCGGAGCTCATTCGGGCGCTCGGGGTGCTGAAGAAGGCGTGCGCGCTGGCGAATCGCGATCTCGGCAAGCTGCCGGCCGACAAGTGCGACCTGATTGCGCAGGCGGCGGACGAGGTGATCGCCGGCAAGCTGGACGATCATTTCCCGCTGCGCATCTGGCAGACGGGCAGCGGCACGCAGAGCAACATGAACGCGAACGAGGTGATCTCGAATCGCGCGATCGAGATCGCCGGCGGCGAGATGGGCTCGAAGAAGCCGGTGCATCCGAACGACCACGTGAACATGTCGCAGTCGTCGAACGACACCTTCCCGACGGCCATGGGCATCGCGGCGGCCACGGAAGTCGTGCGCACGCTCCTGCCGGCGGTGCGGCAGCTGCGCGACACGCTGGATGCGAAGGCAAAGGAGTTCGCCGACATCGTGAAGATCGGGCGCACGCATCTGCAGGACGCGACGCCACTGACGCTCGGCCAGGAATTCTCCGGCTACGTGCAATTGCTGAATGACGATTTGCTCCGCATCGAACAGTCGCTGCCCGGGCTGTATGCACTGGCGATCGGCGGCACGGCGGTGGGCACCGGCCTGAATTCGCATCCGGAGTTTGGGGATCGCGCCGCGGCTTACATGGCGGAAATCACCGGCCTGCCTTTCGTCGCGGCGCCGAACAAATTTGCCGCCCTCTCGGCGCATAACGAGTTCGTGTTCGCCAGCGGCGCGCTGAAGTCCCTCGCGTGCACGCTGATGAAGATGGCGAACGACGTGCGCTGGCTGGCGTCGGGCCCGCGTTGCGGTCTGGGCGAGCTCATCATTCCCGAGAACGAGCCTGGCTCGTCGATCATGCCGGGTAAGGTGAACCCCACGCAGTGCGAAGCGATCACGATGATCGCCGTGCAGGTGATGGGAAACGACAACACGATCGGCATTGCCGGTTCGCAGGGCAATTTCGAGCTCAACGTCTTCAAGCCGGTGATCGTCTTCAATTTTCTGAACTCGGTGCGGCTGATGGCCGACGGCTGCCGGTCCTTCGACGAGCATTGCGCCCGCGGAATCGAGCCGAATCGCGAGCAGATCGCGCATTACCTCAGCGACTCGCTGATGCTGGTGACGGCGCTGAACCCGCACATCGGCTACGACAAGGCCGCGCAGATCGCGAAGAAGGCGCACAAGGAGCGCTCGAGCCTGAAGGAATCGGCCGTGGCGCTGGGTTACCTCACGCCGGAGCAATTCGACGCGTGGGTCGACCCGGTTGCGATGACGCATCCGTAG
- a CDS encoding prepilin-type N-terminal cleavage/methylation domain-containing protein has protein sequence MHRLPTPRPHRQGFSLVELLAVMAILVIMLALLAPAISTITGSTSRNGAVNILMNTMEQARVAALESGRTVYLVFNRQTFPDPDRIMVLREPDPESGKTDYEQLTSWIKLPKGILLHSAGKTDILSESLPTGTSGTNLVFDPAKSKAFSAAKGDLNILAFNAYGGVVYPNSTKLMLIVCEGVRDSNGAEALISPNKNAGGFEIITLRRYTGRASLEVTTL, from the coding sequence ATGCACCGGCTGCCCACCCCTCGTCCCCACCGGCAAGGATTCTCTCTGGTGGAGCTCCTTGCGGTGATGGCCATTCTCGTCATCATGCTGGCCCTGCTCGCCCCGGCGATCAGCACGATTACCGGCAGCACAAGCCGCAACGGCGCGGTGAACATTCTCATGAACACGATGGAGCAGGCCCGCGTCGCCGCCCTCGAAAGCGGCCGCACGGTCTACCTCGTCTTCAATCGCCAGACCTTCCCCGATCCGGACCGCATCATGGTCCTCCGCGAACCCGATCCGGAATCCGGCAAGACGGATTACGAACAGCTCACCAGCTGGATCAAACTGCCAAAAGGCATCCTCCTCCACTCCGCCGGCAAGACCGACATCCTTTCGGAAAGTCTCCCCACCGGCACCAGCGGAACGAACCTCGTTTTCGACCCCGCAAAGTCAAAAGCTTTCTCGGCCGCGAAGGGAGACCTGAACATTCTCGCCTTCAATGCCTACGGCGGCGTCGTCTATCCCAACTCCACGAAGCTCATGCTCATCGTCTGTGAAGGCGTCCGGGACAGCAACGGAGCCGAAGCTCTGATCAGCCCGAACAAGAACGCCGGCGGCTTCGAGATCATCACTCTCCGTCGCTACACCGGAAGAGCCTCCCTCGAGGTAACCACTCTGTAA